The nucleotide sequence agtgggagcattctttagataaccctaaagacatactatggcgtaccatttgggttgtaCCAATAATTGTACGtctacataaatataaatacacttcaaagtatatatttgtacgtcaaagtacaatttgtgcttcgacatacatgtttgtacttctacatgccataatttttcagaccaattgcgggacattgagttaaattgtccgggacttttgcctattttccgggacatgtataaaatgtagcgatatttatagacatatgcatttttggtacgtttttttttgtttcgcatcattaattgcaaaagttcgaaagcctatccgaaatacccttgatctattaacgtcaaattaaacattactacttccgttactagatacaagccacgtgttttcagtttaagcattctaaacatagatggtgacgtcacagcgttattgttattaagaccggtgtgtaacgcgtagttgttgatacgcctttattcatatataacatttatataataaaaaattcaacaatacagtaccgttagatcgtcaactcaaatcaatttacaatacatacacgaacataaactgcttttaattttttactcagcgatgttggacttcagatgtgtgaacaactatcctttgcccttacacagcgggaaataatgacctagtagattaaagtcaattaacaaccacattgaacaatgccgccttttggtttgaccgcgaacgtgagacaattgatatgataacaggacccctgttaattgatcgattttgacacgtagcgtaattctgcctattcgggtaggcattgtcatggagatgctgcagatatacacagattcgaggtgcagttaagcctaagataaggtacatgtatatatggattttgtaaattccgggacatttgacagatttccgggacagcgggacaagttcttcatttccgggactgtcccggacaatccgggcgcttttccttcagatttattcataataaatgcttaaaatctcttttttaattgaggacaaaatgaataaaaatatcagaatggcaaaaaaacaacaaatagaagtgttaagtatttaatgcattgaaatagattatatacaaatttgaagaagattcaattgttacctttttaaaaataaaattattcagcatattgtgagtatttattgatcatgcggggcggagtatcacgaccgtccagtgcattactgtgtaggaaattcccaatggtaaccaaacagttacaaagcattaacgggataaataatgtattataacctctccgttggtcgtattttgtgataaccataacttgcataagtcagaggttaattcctccacgccaggtcaataaatacgcacaatatctatgagttagcggtcgatagtcgcataatttggtataaataataataataataatgtttaataaatacgcacaatatctatgagtaagcggtcgatagtcgcataatttggtataaataataataatacttatgttcaatgtcaaatatctctaaaagcaacagatgtaaggtgtcttctatttggctaacactcaagggtcggtgaaaactgtacgtcgaagtacatttctcgttctacctagtaggtcttgtagactttcgacgtcatggtacgtcatatagacactaagtactggtcctacccaggaaccagtttgtttcatcaaatgtctcaattcaacttgacagcttgctaaagcagttgcatttagcatacagtacatgtgatgtgtcaaatcaattttgattgacaaatttgacaggattttttttaatccaataagttttagactgccaaataacacacactacgtattgaaagccatacctggagctttcgtatgtataccactgacttcatcagaagaatgatttctactgttgggaaacgttaacaccactaattgtcttcttatttattatcaatgtataattatgtgtaacagcataacaacatacttgtttcgcaattaaaatatttaataaatacaggtatcttgcaggtttctaattttctttcgcaaactattgttgaatagtttaaattgtgtcgccactaaaaaactagccattttgtagcaattctaaaatcacagtctaaactgcatacacttagctctacagttacaattagaatgcaaatattagaatgcatcatgttatatcatccatatttttttatttaaacattcaaataacacataatacagtacatatataaaagatatgtggtattgtgtggatatacaaaacacttcacatcatttatttgcacataaaataatggttacaaaataagtaaaactcatcaacctacatttcaagaatatttacgtttatgaaattaaaaagtggtgttattgtattaccttttacaaaattaacattgctggttttgcactagccataaaacatttatcatggattagcaagtaacaaccaatttattaattacacaatagaacggaaatcatattaattgcattatgcatttactaaacaagctatttgctactgtttagaattacactatcttactaaaaatgatcactggtacttagtgcttttacatacttgtggtaagttttgtattactagtttgacaataatcggcagacacttttcgatatacagacaaaatttgcatggaaacttttcatattttttcagcataattgccttcaaattgtcaatttaacaaccctttgacattgtttgcacatctgatcttattataccatggctgatttttgtttatagatagacatatatagacttttcaaagttctataaaagttctcacatgttccatccaagtaaacaaacagaaccaataaagatcaccacagataataaatgtgtgtatagcttggaaattttgatagttcgggaattcctcctttgttgatttctgtaaaccaaaactgtcagttttgctggatataatggcatgtataatgcccagctcttgccttggcagaacagcttctaaaaacggaaaaccaacaaatatcttaaaatttgatcaataatgcagacaatttataaatgtcttgtttttttgttgatttcgaatcttgaagattttacgtaagattgtggtacgaaaattccaacggtatcggattttgtggttttaggcctaaactatttatagtgatatgtaaccttttgggatatcggtaaagtgcgagcagacgaggtgaaaatactttaaaaattaaagctaaaagactaaaaagttagatcttaATATCTgaaaaatttgtgaataaatgtgtttctggtgggtaacaacgacaacttaccagaatattgcttatgatcaaacgtaaaacttctttctgagagcgaatggaaaatgcgtcacaaattctgatacataaacagtagggtgtcgttattgaaataccgcgagaatacttgaagaatagagatgccaactatagtgtttaaaacaaataattttttaacaagcgtttgtgatttgtcaggataataataacaataagatatcgaaaagatcaaagcaaataaattcgactgaaatcggagattcggcaatatattaaagacgggttatgttcacgtaaattgtgttcggtgaagactgttactatatgtagtaAACCAGTCTTTGGCtcatacccactgaagaagagcattcaggggagataattgagtaatgacctaattctggaacggttgcgaagaaaaacaaataatgcgagaatatttaatgcgattcgctacacaattatgatgtcattgatataactttttctgaggtatgtatttacatgtgatttagcatatgtcaaagtgtttttgatttgttcaagttcataaatagcatcgcgaaaatatatgtcgcgtggcaaatttttttgagacgtatccatatgtggtattcttatgtaattttatgtctaaattcccatatgtatgaacggtcaacgcccgcttcggcTTTTGCCCGTATCATTTAGGTGAGTGGATGCGCAGGCAGGGCGTAAGATACGCTGGGCGTATCTAAAacaagactcattttcgcatcaCGAGGCTCATATGCCTCTGcccattaatatttaaatatcatttatattaaaCTATATTGCAGTAAACAAAAATGATAAGAATTTACGAAACTAGTGTGTCTGCTTGTGTGAATATGTAGCTCGGGTTTACAAAATGAGTTTCAAAGTTAacaaaaatttcaacaaaatgacAAAACTACGGGGACATAAAGGTGACATagtcaatattttattttgcgGACTCTATCTTTGACGTACgaacgcgatagctatgacgtatGCACGCGATAACTAATGCGATGGTGATAACATTCGAACACGATAGCTAAAACGTGCGCACGTGAAAGCTATTATGGTGCACGCGAAAGCGAACACGTAGCCTTGACGTGCGCAAGCGATAACTATGATATGCGCAAGCGAAAATACGTATTCGAATATATATTATTGACATAAAACGGAAGCTAATGCGCGTTTACCAAATATCACCTGTTTTTCAGAATAGATTGCGGCGATTTATATCAAACTTTGAACTTGAACTCTAATGCAAGCTAGAAATCAACGGTATTATCGCAAATCGTATAACGATAGTTTACTTACATTTGTACTTTATTACATTTAAAGTCTCGTATAAGGtggcaaatccaattattatgcataaaaaCTGGTCTATTTTTTAACGCATTTCAGTTACTcttgaataaaaaatcataatgccacagcttaggtgcaacgttgtcaagagtTATGGAAGATATATCCATTTCacaatttgaagaaatgtttacatttttgcaatttcCGTACATTTTCGCGATCTCCGCTTTTCCTCGGCTTCTTTCGTGAAGTACGCATATATTGATGACGTAGGGCAAACAACACAATTTCCTCGTAAACAAAGAAAGCCAACATGAGTTCggtaagatatttttgtgttacaatattttgttttacatggaaTTGCATCACGCATACTTGCTTTagtttatgtttcattttcttgacttatggtggacgaaccagttatcgaacacataagaaattaccttaaaatatgttaaaattggaacacttaaaatgacaaaaacattttgtttcaacaaatgactaacagtttaatcatttaataacttatctgtaaagtttgccagcaaatatccttcaagaattcataacaatgattccctggttaatgtcacctctagcagacaaaacaaaatggcggccgatgtaaacatgacctattacccgacacttcataaatactactcaaGCATATaaaaagtcacatgactatcacgtgacccggactcggcgaaaaaatctgcgtctgctgcaatcaaaattgcaaacagaAATATgcttttggtgtgtaaatgcacgttttgataaatgcattcaaaaagtaatagcaaaaaaacacataaaaaagtgtaaataacaattaatacattttttaacctgttttcggcgcatttgtttcaagctaagtaggcaagtaggtcatgcactttatgtgcgaccatttgtttatcaatgtgacgtcatgcgcacttttgcacATGTGCATTCAGaatcaaaacaaaacgtccgataataggtgctgttcgataacaggtacttacttATAACTTTTGCCTTGATTGTAATTACGACTTTGCAGACAAACTAGTTTTAAAGAAACTTATTGCAACTGTCAATTCCACGTCGGTGTCCATATATTTTCGgacattgaattaaaaaaaccCTGTTCTTATGTCTAGAAAAATGCTTCTTCATAGGCATCGTCTAATTTAGCGGTTGTATAAATCGTTTATATACCCGTAAAGTAGAGCAAGTTGGTAATTAATAAATATGGTTTCATGAATTTGGTGCATTTAAATATCTGTTTTGAAGaagtatgtacatgtacaactAGAAAAGCTGTCAGACGAAGCATGCATTCTACAAATACAAGTGCCACAAAGTTTGGTCACCTGattcaaatgttattaaaatgtgttatctTTCTATATTCACTTTAGACGTCATCATCAAGCTCAAACAGCATTTTTGACAGTCCGGTGCGTCTAGGAAAAAGGAGAGCCTCCCAAAGAAGAGCATCCCCAAGCACAAGTGCCACAGAGAGCCCAATTCGACCAGGTATATATAGGAAGCTGCTTAAAAAACTTGGCGGTGGTCCCTTTTTGTCAATTTTATGGACAATAACAGGGATTTCAACTGAAGCAGAAACCTGCGTTTTGATGCAAGTAAACTGCAGTCTTTTTTCCGTTTTTAATCCTGCAAAAAAATAGCTTTACATCATTTTACTTCCAAAATGACAAGAAATGATCTTTGTTGCtacaaataatgcttttttgaaattttttaacCATGAATATGACAAATAAgctataacaaaatattaaacattcagaaaagaacacatttaaaaTTACTTTAGTGTTTTGACCCTAAGAATTTTCATTTGGACCCCTTATATTTGGCAATGGCAGGTAATTTCGACTTCTGGTTTTCACCATATACGGAaattcgtgaacaaaatattttgtacacATGCCTTTTGACTTTTTCAAACTTTATTCAAAAGCAGTGAATTATAATTGCTACATgcatcatttgtaaaaaaaataattaatatacaacTTAGTTTTTTTTGTAGGTGAAAACTTAAATTCAAAGAAAATTTAaggtatttttaaatacataggACATACATAGTCGTATGTCAAATGGTACGAAAAAGAAAACACCACAAAATCAAGAAATATGttcatccattttttttttaaatataacaaaatgtttcAGCTCGTGGCAGAGGAAGGGGCAGAGGAAAGGGCAAAGGTCCGGCTTCCAGAAAAGGCAAAAAATCTGTTCGGGAAGCTGATCCAAATAGGGATGAAGTTGCCCTTTCTGTCATTCAAACAAGGAAAGACAGATTTCGAGTAAGTATTAACTAGCACATAATATGTGCAATTGATCTTCAAGTTTTGTGATAAGCATAACCTAAAAAACTGTGAATTATAGTGTCTATGAACTTTTTAGACTGAAAAATATCACTGAGAAGAAGTGCAATGCAAAGGAAACATACTATACCTCTTATAGATTTTTACCTATCGCCTTttgcaaatttgtatactttTAGTTTGCCTGAAGCATAACTTGAAAAATTACATTAACTTTTCACATCATAAGGTAAACGAATTTATTAAAGAGAAGTTTCGtgcaagaaaaacataatataactaCATTGTATTCTTTGAGTAAGTgccattttaaagttttaatactgGCACTTGGATTTTGTCTGGAGCGTATCAGGAAAGTGTCTATTTCTGCTACCAATGGCAGTCAGCAAGGCATCCGTGTTCAATGAACGCATTTCTagttttaaaaatgatattccaattttaattactatttataacattattgtttattttctaacagtttcttttcttttctttagGAAGACATGAAGACCATGCCAAGAGAACAGCTTGAGGAAATAATATTGGGGGTCCTAGATGAGAACCCTGGTCTTATATTGGACTTTCATAAGCCAGTAGCCAGGGGTGAAGGTGGATACCATCCACCTGAGGGTGCTGAGTCACCAGACTGGTGTGTGTGTGGAAAATGCAGGGAAATGCCAACCCAGGCAGAGCGAATATGCTGCGAAAGGGAGCCAAGACACTGCTTTTCTCTACTGCCTGTAAGTGACAAATGTTATCTAAAGGTTTTAATGATAAAAGAACATGACCTCTATGTCAACTTGCCAGATACAGATCgatcatgatagtatgaaagtatttgaagtttgaaagcaatcgccttgatactttagaattaacaaaatattcaaagttactaagttgaaaaagggcaataattccgtccaaatgccaaccagagttatgaaacttgtcatgtacagtccgcttatgatagttagcgagtgttgcaagtctgaaagcaatagctatgatactttatgagtaaagtggaccaaaaaacaaaacttaacaaaatgtttaattttctttgtataaaaagggcacataattctgtcaaaatgccagccagtgTTGAATGCAAAAGCTTTGATTCTATATgataaaagtggacctaaacacaaaacttaaccggacgccaacgctcaggtgatgacaatagctcataattttttttctcaaaaaataatgagctaaaaatggctacAAATTACCAATAACACTtgcatgtgtgtatgtttacaaatcATGAGACAATaatgattttgaaattaattgtcaAGTTGTTAATTTAGGACTTCACAGTTCTTGTGCTGGACCCTGCAGTACTGAGACTGGCGAGACTGCAGCGAAGGGACATTCTTCTGCTGGATGATGCTGATGAAGAGGACCCGCACAAGGCCAACAGACATGCTGCCTACAGACAATATATACTGTGGGCACATGGAAGGCTTGGAGTAGGCAACAGAAGAGTTATTCCATCATGCTGTGTTTGGGCGATCAGAGACAAGTACCCTAACCCCTTCCAAATTTATGTGGGTTTTGTTCCTGCCCGTCTTGTTTGAAAAGGTGTGACATTAACCCTACAGCTTTGAAAGGCATCAGCTTGAATTATGGTCATGCAGGGCTTGTTTTCCTTCTGTAACAAGGGCcttataaaggccccttcccTAAGGAAACTTCTTTAAAAAATCATGCGTTTTACCCCAAATAATATGCTTACTTTGGGAAATGTGTTCCCCTTTttcatttttgttgaaaaaaatttCCCCAAAATTGAAGGCCATGCCCtttcccaaatcaagaaaaaaagccctgtcatgtattgcaaaacaacaaatcatcaactttttatttatgaaacattatcattttgaataaaacaatataataaagtattaataatagtgatttttggtaaattataaaattaatacaaattttCTGTGTTGTAAATGTGTCTCCCAATATtataatgttaaccctttacatcctgggaaatttgtcgtctgctaaaatgtggtctgctgaatttctaaaattagcattttcattgatttttttaaagaatactatcagcatagcaaacagtttggatcctgatgagacgccacgttctgtgtcaTATCATCtgtatctaaactgtttgcaaaggccttcaaaattcggttcccgcactgagtcaaagtatttttattttatgtttatttaagttGCCTTACTGTCTCTGGTAAGATTGTAAACTTGCAAACTATGTAATAAATTGGTCCATTAAGCTTTCACGTCGGTCAGTCTCTTTTGTTGTAAACCAAATTTCTTATTGCAACTTAATTATTGAATTTGGTGTAGTTGTTTTATACCGCTGGAACAAGACACTGATATTGGCATTGATACCTCATAAGTTCAGGTCACAGGTTCATTTAAATAACTTTCTGTGACAGCCTTGTCCAAGTGTGGTCATTAGTTCTGTTGTCCCACTTCATAATTTGTATAGGTGATGCATTCATCAATaagacccatattgattttggcgTTAATACCTTCAAGGTCAagaaaaattgtattgttaatgTGTATAACGGTGTTTATCGACATGATATATGACACCCTTGTATGAGTGATATTGCAAAGTTCTGTTTGACTTTCCGTCTTcacattttgtataatttttgtttatgACAAGACAAAAGTATCCATTTGTATTGATACACCAAAGGTGAAagtcatattttaatttcaatatatatatgtattgtgtCTAAGTGTGTGTCTTAGTGATAAATCTCAACTTTGGTATGGAAGTTGCATGTAACTAGTTCTGTTCAGAGGTCAAAGTCATATTTTAGCCTTTCAATTTTATAACACATAACATATAACAGCTGTATGGACATTTTAGGGGGAAgacatgtttcacaaacattccTTGTTTATTTCGTATATCCATTTTACTTGTTTGTAATTTAATTAGTTACACTATTTTCTGTGTGAATAAGTCCACGTATGTTGTATTGTTAGCAGTTTGTTCAAACTGTGTTAACTTTTATGTAATTGATAAACATTTCTGCATAGAACAATTTATATATgcgtcgcattctgagaaaactgggcataatgcatgtgcgtaaggtatcgtcccatattagcctgtgcagtcggcataggctaatctggaaaaacactccgcttttatggtatttttcgtttaaaggaagtcctttattaccaaa is from Dreissena polymorpha isolate Duluth1 chromosome 14, UMN_Dpol_1.0, whole genome shotgun sequence and encodes:
- the LOC127858295 gene encoding P2X purinoceptor 7-like; protein product: MKTMPREQLEEIILGVLDENPGLILDFHKPVARGEGGYHPPEGAESPDWCVCGKCREMPTQAERICCEREPRHCFSLLPDFTVLVLDPAVLRLARLQRRDILLLDDADEEDPHKANRHAAYRQYILWAHGRLGVGNRRVIPSCCVWAIRDKYPNPFQIYVGFVPARLV